The Alkalinema sp. FACHB-956 genome includes a window with the following:
- a CDS encoding fatty acid desaturase gives MTAELMPEKPEKPLKLDRRAVVFFAAVHGVALLAPWFFTWQALGLLIFLHWLLGSVGICLGYHRLLSHRSFQVPQWLEYLIGFIGALALQGGPIFWVSGHRLHHAFTEDEVKDPYSARRGFWWSHMLWILYPRPEFFENRQYERFAPDLARDRFYCWLDRYYILLQIPFAIGLYWLGGWPFVIYGVFVRAVCLWHSTWFINSVTHCWGYRTFNTADNSRNLWWAAILTYGEGWHNNHHAYPNVAKAGWRWWEIDPTWWVIQVLRGLGLAQKVVMPPVYNRYR, from the coding sequence ATGACCGCAGAATTAATGCCGGAAAAACCGGAAAAACCCCTAAAGCTCGATCGACGGGCGGTGGTTTTCTTTGCGGCGGTTCATGGGGTGGCTTTGCTGGCCCCTTGGTTTTTCACTTGGCAGGCGTTGGGACTGCTGATCTTCTTACATTGGCTGCTAGGCAGTGTTGGTATTTGTTTGGGCTATCACCGGCTGCTGAGCCATCGTAGTTTTCAAGTGCCGCAGTGGTTGGAATATCTCATTGGATTTATTGGGGCTTTAGCCCTGCAAGGGGGGCCGATTTTTTGGGTCAGTGGTCACCGTCTGCACCACGCCTTTACGGAAGATGAGGTGAAGGATCCCTACTCCGCACGGCGCGGGTTTTGGTGGAGTCATATGCTGTGGATCTTATACCCCCGTCCAGAATTCTTTGAAAACCGTCAGTACGAACGCTTTGCCCCAGATCTCGCCCGCGATCGCTTCTATTGCTGGCTCGATCGCTACTACATTCTTCTGCAAATTCCCTTCGCGATCGGCTTGTATTGGCTAGGGGGTTGGCCGTTTGTCATCTATGGCGTGTTTGTTCGTGCAGTTTGTCTGTGGCATAGCACTTGGTTTATCAATTCCGTAACCCATTGCTGGGGCTATCGCACCTTCAATACCGCAGACAATTCCCGTAACCTCTGGTGGGCGGCCATTCTCACCTATGGCGAAGGCTGGCATAACAACCACCACGCCTATCCCAACGTAGCCAAAGCCGGTTGGCGATGGTGGGAAATTGATCCCACTTGGTGGGTCATCCAAGTCCTGCGGGGATTGGGACTCG